The Saprospiraceae bacterium genome includes a window with the following:
- a CDS encoding ligase-associated DNA damage response DEXH box helicase produces the protein MLNDFRNPGEEWFESQGWKVFSFQEETWTHFGNGNSGLVNAPTGSGKTYSVFIGALTDFLKKHPELKTQPNVGLQLIWITPIKALAKEIANSCRKAIQGFDMKWEVNIRTGDTTTTDRQKQKKQPPEVLITTPESLHIILATAGYPDVLKNLSAIVVDEWHELVGSKRGVQTELAISRLLAIRPALKIWGISATIGNMAEAMDILLFPIPSERRKLIQSDIKKEIVLETLIPDEIENFSWTGHLGIKMAEKVVPLIRKYGTTLIFTNTRAQCEIWYQRLLEMDPDLAGMIAMHHGSISKEIRDWVEDALYEGKIKVIVCTSSLDLGVDFRPVDCIIQIGSPKGVSRFIQRAGRSGHQPGAVSRIYFVPTHSLEMTEAAGLRLAIQENIIEERIPYIRSFDVLIQYLMTLAVSEGFFPTEILKEIRSTFCFESISDEEWNQILSFLLHGSTALQAYDEYHKVGIAPDGRYLAMDKHIAQRHKLSIGTIASDTMIQIKLLKGTRLGSVEEWFVSQLNPGDSFWFAGHALELIRVKEMTAQVRYSQSDTGKIPSYMGGRMSFSTQMSGVLRKKIHDYSLGIVTDVEIEALRPLLQLQATRSLIPDEDTLLVEYFESNEGFHLVCFPFEGRSVHEGMGALIAKRISVKFPVSFSIAMNDYGFELLSDQKIDVNTLVQKELFSADNLSSDIQSSLNSVEMAKRRFRDIAKISGLIFTGFPGRQKKERHLQSGAQLLFEVFKEYEPNNLLFLQTYDEVMTFQLEESRLRLALQRIQHQNIKISLPDKATPFAFPIIAERLRERLTSEKLEDRIRKMKLDLLK, from the coding sequence ATGTTGAATGATTTTAGAAATCCAGGAGAAGAATGGTTTGAATCACAAGGGTGGAAAGTTTTTTCATTTCAGGAAGAAACCTGGACTCATTTTGGTAATGGGAATAGTGGGTTGGTAAATGCTCCTACCGGTAGTGGAAAAACATATTCAGTTTTTATAGGCGCTTTAACGGATTTTTTAAAGAAGCATCCTGAACTAAAGACCCAACCAAATGTCGGATTACAACTCATCTGGATCACCCCAATTAAAGCATTGGCAAAAGAAATAGCAAATTCCTGTCGAAAAGCTATTCAGGGTTTTGATATGAAATGGGAAGTGAATATCAGGACCGGGGACACTACGACAACGGATAGACAAAAGCAAAAAAAACAACCACCTGAAGTGTTGATCACCACTCCCGAAAGTTTGCACATAATACTTGCCACAGCGGGTTATCCGGATGTGTTAAAAAACTTAAGTGCTATTGTTGTAGATGAATGGCACGAACTGGTTGGTTCAAAAAGAGGTGTCCAGACAGAATTGGCAATATCCCGTCTGTTAGCAATCAGGCCTGCATTAAAAATCTGGGGTATTTCGGCTACAATTGGTAATATGGCTGAAGCAATGGATATTTTACTTTTTCCGATTCCATCAGAAAGAAGGAAATTGATTCAATCAGATATTAAAAAGGAAATCGTATTGGAAACGCTCATTCCGGATGAAATTGAAAATTTTTCCTGGACAGGACACTTGGGAATCAAAATGGCAGAGAAGGTTGTACCACTGATCCGTAAGTACGGGACAACCCTTATTTTTACAAATACCAGAGCACAATGTGAGATTTGGTATCAAAGGTTACTGGAGATGGATCCGGATCTTGCCGGGATGATTGCAATGCATCACGGTTCTATTTCTAAGGAAATAAGAGATTGGGTTGAAGACGCACTATATGAGGGTAAAATCAAAGTGATCGTCTGCACATCCAGTCTGGATTTGGGTGTGGATTTCAGGCCCGTAGATTGTATCATTCAGATCGGAAGCCCTAAAGGTGTTTCCAGATTTATTCAGAGGGCGGGTAGGAGTGGGCATCAGCCGGGAGCAGTGAGCAGGATATATTTTGTACCTACTCATTCTTTGGAGATGACAGAAGCTGCGGGTCTCAGGTTAGCAATCCAAGAAAACATCATTGAGGAAAGGATTCCATATATCCGTTCATTTGATGTTTTGATTCAATATCTCATGACATTGGCAGTTTCTGAAGGATTTTTTCCTACGGAAATTTTAAAAGAAATTCGTTCTACTTTTTGTTTTGAAAGTATTTCCGATGAAGAATGGAATCAAATTCTGAGTTTTCTCCTACATGGAAGTACTGCTCTTCAGGCATATGATGAATACCATAAAGTCGGAATTGCGCCTGATGGTCGATATCTCGCAATGGACAAACACATTGCACAAAGACACAAACTTTCTATTGGAACCATTGCCAGCGATACCATGATTCAAATTAAACTTTTAAAAGGAACACGACTTGGTTCAGTTGAAGAATGGTTTGTTTCTCAATTAAATCCGGGGGATAGTTTTTGGTTTGCAGGACATGCATTGGAGTTGATCAGAGTAAAGGAAATGACAGCTCAGGTAAGATATAGCCAGTCAGATACGGGTAAGATACCTTCCTATATGGGAGGTAGAATGTCTTTCAGCACACAAATGTCCGGTGTATTGAGAAAAAAAATTCATGATTATTCATTGGGCATTGTAACTGATGTTGAGATAGAAGCATTAAGGCCACTACTTCAGTTGCAGGCTACCAGATCCCTGATTCCGGACGAAGACACATTATTAGTTGAATATTTTGAAAGTAATGAAGGCTTTCATCTCGTTTGTTTTCCATTCGAAGGACGAAGTGTGCATGAAGGGATGGGAGCTTTAATAGCAAAGAGAATATCTGTTAAATTTCCGGTCAGTTTCTCGATAGCAATGAATGACTACGGGTTTGAGTTATTATCAGATCAAAAAATTGATGTAAATACATTGGTTCAAAAAGAACTGTTCTCTGCCGACAATCTGTCATCTGATATTCAATCAAGTCTGAACAGTGTTGAAATGGCCAAAAGACGGTTTAGAGATATTGCAAAAATTTCGGGCTTGATTTTTACGGGTTTTCCTGGAAGACAAAAGAAAGAGCGTCACCTTCAGTCCGGTGCACAACTATTGTTTGAGGTATTTAAAGAGTATGAACCAAATAATTTATTATTCCTGCAGACCTATGATGAAGTGATGACATTTCAATTGGAAGAGTCAAGACTTCGGCTTGCATTGCAACGAATTCAACATCAAAATATAAAAATATCCTTACCGGATAAAGCTACACCTTTTGCTTTTCCGATTATAGCTGAAAGACTCCGCGAAAGATTGACATCTGAAAAACTGGAAGACAGAATCAGGAAAATGAAACTTGATCTGTTAAAGTGA
- a CDS encoding quinone-dependent dihydroorotate dehydrogenase, with the protein MYKYILKPILFLFQPENAHAMTIHLMKIVLSVPLINYIFRANYRFEHPGLEKEIMGLKFNNPVGLAAGFDKDGKYFREMANLGFGFIEIGTVTPKPQEGNPKPRLFRLPKDHALINRMGFNNDGANALQERLAGSNKTSIIIGGNIGKNKLTPNENAVDDYIYCFQHLFSYVDYFTVNVSSPNTPGLRALQDKEPLTALLNKLMLLNLGMPKPKPILLKIAPDLTNDQLDDVVQIVLKTGINGIIATNTTIERSNLLTDTSIIGTGGLSGKPLKDRATEVIRYIAERAEKKFVIIGAGGIESPEDAIEKLNAGADLIQIYTGLVYSGPGLVKKIKKGIVTQNNL; encoded by the coding sequence GTGTACAAATACATCTTAAAACCAATCTTATTTTTATTTCAGCCGGAAAATGCCCATGCAATGACGATTCATTTAATGAAGATTGTATTGTCCGTCCCTTTAATTAATTATATTTTCAGAGCAAATTACAGGTTTGAACATCCGGGACTAGAAAAGGAAATCATGGGTTTGAAATTTAATAATCCAGTTGGTCTTGCAGCAGGATTTGATAAGGACGGAAAATATTTCAGGGAAATGGCTAATCTGGGTTTTGGATTTATAGAAATAGGAACGGTTACTCCAAAACCCCAGGAAGGTAATCCTAAACCACGCTTGTTCAGATTACCAAAAGATCATGCACTTATCAACAGAATGGGCTTTAATAATGATGGTGCAAATGCATTACAGGAGAGGCTTGCGGGCAGCAATAAGACTTCAATCATTATAGGCGGCAATATCGGTAAAAACAAATTGACTCCCAATGAGAATGCAGTGGATGATTATATCTATTGTTTTCAACATCTATTTTCTTATGTAGATTATTTTACAGTCAATGTGAGCTCGCCCAATACTCCGGGATTGAGAGCGTTACAGGATAAAGAGCCACTCACTGCATTGTTAAACAAACTAATGCTCCTAAACCTTGGAATGCCAAAACCAAAGCCTATTTTGTTAAAAATAGCACCTGATCTGACCAATGATCAATTGGATGATGTGGTACAGATTGTATTAAAAACAGGCATAAATGGCATTATTGCGACAAATACTACAATAGAGAGAAGCAATCTTTTAACAGATACATCTATCATAGGCACAGGTGGACTCAGCGGAAAACCTTTGAAAGACAGAGCCACGGAAGTAATCAGATATATTGCTGAAAGAGCAGAAAAAAAGTTTGTCATCATTGGTGCCGGAGGAATAGAAAGTCCCGAAGATGCGATAGAAAAATTGAATGCCGGTGCAGACCTAATACAGATATATACCGGATTGGTTTATTCAGGTCCGGGATTGGTAAAGAAAATAAAAAAGGGGATAGTAACTCAGAATAACTTATGA
- a CDS encoding Rpn family recombination-promoting nuclease/putative transposase, producing the protein MTKKIHHHHDKFVRASFSDPNRAASFFEKFLPLPLVNEVDLTTLQSLHESYIQGELAEHFSDMVFEVKSKVNHEVKTDIVLLFEHKSSPDRNILIQVGHYMFSHWFKCLDEKKELKIIIPLIYYQGKKKWTIPELVHLFPSSSDYINSFVPALRHIFIALNSIPDDKIAGIRDGMMAAAVMAQKKGFDMMKLAEELIKIFELFPEKDSEGNFMQMIIVYVLSVSDVKDEELAKTLTFIPPKIKENIMTTYSRLIEKGEQIGIQKGKTEVVLSLNKDGIPISQIIKYTNLSEEEVLIILKKHGITK; encoded by the coding sequence ATGACAAAAAAAATCCATCATCACCATGATAAATTTGTGCGGGCATCTTTCTCAGATCCGAACAGAGCAGCTTCGTTTTTTGAAAAGTTTTTACCACTTCCCTTGGTGAATGAAGTAGACTTGACAACACTACAATCTTTGCATGAATCTTATATTCAAGGTGAACTTGCTGAACATTTTTCTGATATGGTCTTTGAAGTCAAAAGCAAAGTAAATCATGAAGTTAAAACTGACATAGTATTGTTATTTGAACACAAATCTTCACCGGATCGCAATATTTTGATTCAGGTTGGTCATTATATGTTTTCTCATTGGTTCAAATGTTTAGATGAGAAAAAAGAACTCAAGATCATCATTCCACTTATCTACTATCAAGGCAAGAAAAAATGGACAATACCAGAATTAGTACATCTTTTCCCATCTTCTTCTGATTATATCAATAGCTTTGTTCCGGCACTCCGACATATCTTTATAGCACTCAATTCTATTCCGGATGATAAAATTGCTGGTATAAGAGATGGAATGATGGCGGCGGCAGTGATGGCACAAAAGAAAGGATTTGATATGATGAAACTGGCCGAAGAGCTGATAAAAATCTTCGAACTATTTCCTGAAAAAGATTCTGAAGGAAACTTTATGCAAATGATCATTGTTTATGTGCTATCGGTATCGGATGTCAAAGACGAAGAATTAGCCAAAACCTTAACATTTATTCCACCTAAAATTAAAGAAAATATTATGACAACATACAGCAGGCTGATAGAAAAAGGAGAACAGATTGGTATCCAAAAAGGCAAAACAGAAGTTGTTCTATCGTTAAATAAAGATGGAATACCTATATCACAAATAATAAAATACACAAATCTTTCCGAAGAAGAAGTCCTAATTATTCTCAAAAAGCATGGTATAACGAAATAA
- a CDS encoding aspartyl protease family protein, translating into MSVLRKISFISFSLLLYLRMCGMHVHSFVIPLSQDKSGFIVPFSLNGGLIIIQAKINDSIGNFVIDTGAEGLVLNSKHFEGVRDDSRGYYGVSGRGPALTVNYNNSVVIEELNFRNISADIVDLSSIELNKSIKISGLIGFSLLQGFEIMFNYRGRYISLSRTDRYGNVIDPMPFILDKRDSLSFTLGNFIPVIDVKINGIKKKFGIDSGAEINLLDLKSSKDIMTEFDPVRTIRLAGSDGKVSEVLAGRLYRVTLLENYRYASMATVLMNMSNLNKIYETKLDGILGFEFLSPWLFSINYKKQKLYLHQLKVVSP; encoded by the coding sequence GTGTCAGTTCTCAGGAAAATATCATTCATTAGCTTTAGTTTGCTTTTATATCTCAGGATGTGTGGAATGCATGTTCATTCCTTTGTAATCCCTTTATCCCAGGATAAAAGTGGATTTATAGTTCCGTTTTCGCTGAATGGAGGACTAATTATTATACAAGCCAAAATCAATGATTCAATAGGCAATTTTGTAATCGACACAGGAGCGGAAGGTCTTGTTTTGAATAGTAAACATTTTGAGGGAGTTAGGGATGATTCCCGGGGATATTATGGCGTTTCCGGGAGAGGTCCTGCTTTGACGGTCAATTATAATAATTCTGTGGTGATAGAAGAATTGAATTTCAGAAACATTAGCGCTGATATTGTTGATCTATCATCTATCGAGTTAAATAAGAGTATTAAGATATCCGGATTGATCGGATTTAGTTTGCTACAGGGTTTTGAGATTATGTTTAACTATCGGGGGCGATATATTTCGCTATCCAGAACGGATAGATATGGCAACGTCATTGACCCGATGCCATTTATTTTAGATAAGAGAGATAGTCTGTCTTTTACATTGGGGAATTTTATTCCGGTCATTGATGTTAAAATAAATGGTATAAAGAAAAAATTTGGTATTGATTCAGGCGCAGAAATCAACTTATTGGATTTGAAAAGTTCAAAAGATATCATGACAGAATTTGATCCTGTAAGGACAATAAGACTTGCAGGATCTGATGGTAAAGTTAGTGAAGTTTTGGCTGGACGGCTTTACAGGGTAACACTTTTGGAAAATTATAGATATGCTTCAATGGCCACTGTGCTGATGAATATGTCTAATCTAAATAAAATTTATGAAACTAAGCTCGATGGAATACTCGGTTTTGAGTTTTTATCTCCATGGTTGTTTAGTATTAATTACAAAAAACAGAAATTATATTTGCACCAATTAAAAGTAGTGAGTCCATAA
- a CDS encoding PorP/SprF family type IX secretion system membrane protein has protein sequence MKPTIFFTLLFVLLKTELSVSQDLHFTNYRSVSNNFNPAQTGDFLGRTKYQGSTRTQYEHTYNQSVAGLQFNYASPFRDNDWIGAGFNLNYDLAGALSFRALGGDLNLAYHMSLDEKGKNILSAGGGIGLIDLSTKGNDYRSELTILGNPDPDISKVENFSVKVITYSSGLYFKSRIGKSNFFRTGISMMYMNNPTFDITGQQKNSSLGSRINVFASYSVDVSELINLGPAVYTSFSERQNNINLQLLSEIKISKEYKWRGVAGISHRVGESVDIIAGYKTDNIYISLAFDILTSTTAEILQNPGAIELGAYYIIPYHKRPAPKPVILCPRI, from the coding sequence ATGAAACCAACTATATTCTTTACCTTATTATTTGTATTATTAAAGACAGAATTGAGTGTCTCCCAGGACTTGCACTTCACAAATTACAGGTCTGTAAGCAATAACTTTAATCCCGCCCAAACCGGGGATTTTTTAGGTCGTACAAAATATCAGGGTTCTACTCGTACACAATATGAACATACCTACAACCAAAGTGTCGCAGGTCTTCAGTTTAATTATGCATCCCCTTTCAGAGACAATGACTGGATAGGAGCAGGATTCAATTTAAATTATGATCTGGCAGGAGCACTATCTTTCAGAGCTCTAGGAGGTGACCTGAATTTAGCATACCACATGTCGCTGGATGAAAAAGGCAAAAACATTCTGAGCGCCGGAGGGGGAATAGGATTAATTGACCTGTCAACAAAAGGAAACGATTACCGAAGTGAGCTGACCATTCTGGGCAATCCTGACCCCGACATCAGTAAAGTTGAAAATTTTAGTGTAAAAGTTATTACATATAGTTCCGGCCTATATTTCAAATCACGAATCGGCAAATCCAATTTCTTCAGGACTGGTATATCGATGATGTACATGAATAATCCCACATTTGATATTACCGGACAACAAAAGAATTCAAGTTTGGGAAGTAGGATAAATGTATTTGCGTCTTACTCCGTAGATGTATCTGAATTAATCAATCTTGGACCGGCGGTATATACTTCATTTTCAGAACGTCAGAATAATATTAATCTTCAACTGCTGTCAGAGATTAAAATTTCGAAAGAATATAAATGGCGGGGAGTTGCCGGTATATCGCATAGGGTTGGCGAATCTGTTGATATTATTGCAGGTTATAAAACAGATAATATTTATATCAGTCTTGCATTTGACATCTTAACATCAACTACAGCAGAAATCCTTCAAAATCCAGGTGCCATTGAATTGGGGGCTTATTATATAATACCTTATCATAAAAGGCCGGCACCTAAACCTGTTATACTTTGTCCAAGAATATAA
- a CDS encoding gliding motility-associated C-terminal domain-containing protein: MKNLQKLIVLIGFNIFIYNQGYTQIASDTVGCVPLLVQFTSPDTSLKHTFWDFDDGASSDLLNPSHVFVSAGTFFVTLKNKDSLVSTIKISIYPALNPQITVDTNQGCAPLSIQFKSIMDLPDPIKITGYFWDFGDGAGTSDENPLHTFNDVDNFDVTLTVYTNIAECNIIKTFKDVVMIREKQQISFEVDSLLPKCEFPTFLHVKYTGINDAGYSYDWNFGNGETSTKAQPDPVQYNNEGAYNITLEVDNNKGCKSKLTIPKSLIFYPTISVTMNEKVCVNKKLFIKNNTTNSEKFLWNFGSSGKPSTSDSKIPPDVHFTSEGEQNIYLKVTSKYGCEKDTTFKIMVGNADASFTMDPPFGCSLPLEIKFNANDTTNTYYQWNGIPGGPTSTRFLEDVIRDTFYYNLVDSLKINLIVTSADGCGAHSSQTFYNQLPNAQFELNKFEGEAPFLLVVEDKSESNYPIVKWTFNWGDESTSEYNPTTIWSASHLYTEPGKYYVNLSIVNERGCVDNHYGAWIEVHEPPVFSGLPTCEGGGSGGGGFGNGILCYKDTFTLIVMNVPPQFDAFQFIMGNTVSHCEDLKTVKIPAFDDPGIHTVGVTLDNGGKFYDYNPLIDIQIHGAKSKIKYQVNCDDNYNVYFENQSINATEFHWVIEGDTITENSFYYRFSGRGNYQVMLIANNETEACKPDTSEVTIRLRDVKAAIDTEYNWCEDVRTLLSASPSEDEIVGCGMGYLWRFPKYLNKANIITDQEEVYVALPAGEHRISLEVRDVNGCRDTTYYDVKVNHIKADFEMDRVAVCDSVQIKLNDISVHDNPIVNYKWNVSPEENAPAISYIFNSKGNIEFRVSLLVTDSLGCDSRIEKIYPVYKPFTIIGYDSIMCKSNPGVIHATDFKLYDSYLNYFWKIDEISVPGNNTLQLPVLDAGIHQIKLKINEEGTMCDNHYAFTIKVLEDPLASFTGLEDSVYCYPKTFLLNGSSSIIDPDDVVIYSWSFDNNRTSQRINPVTTFGKGNYRVSFSIKSIYGCENTVSKNISLVGPEGKLTADKSVICKGDVIQFSVFDNVEVTSFYWDFGQGSTAFNESSATYKYDFVPPNGKTFASVVLQSATTGCEIVLTLPIEIHKVDAVFKPDTTCDDSIQIMNLSQGADINNWTSNGKKLSVEYSPWINLGAPGTYPIRLTIKNETYGCIDSTENFITFLERPAINSEPVINLCSNQQYSFLFDTAHKVNFSPPGLAVQNGEFITITAGSSALLEMKAVATNGCETTKNLIIKHSEYNNTDTFFNYIVCGDFSTIPLILNLSTGDSVVWSLDGFNLPDGVLSCQDCNEPKIIGHIDGNLIAKIYNENSCLQRTMVNEIEYADIQIPNVFSPNGDNNNDLFRPVMTGMVSDTLLIEQLQIFNRWGKQVYSSDKAWDGMINNFPAATEVYYFNVRYKIGKYCNRALRGDVTLIR; encoded by the coding sequence ATGAAAAATTTGCAAAAATTAATTGTATTAATCGGGTTCAATATTTTTATATACAATCAAGGTTACACACAAATAGCAAGTGATACAGTAGGATGTGTACCCTTATTGGTACAATTTACAAGTCCGGACACCAGTCTGAAACATACTTTCTGGGACTTCGATGACGGTGCTTCTTCTGATTTATTAAATCCAAGTCATGTATTTGTGAGTGCTGGCACTTTCTTTGTTACGCTCAAAAATAAAGATAGTCTGGTAAGTACGATCAAGATCTCTATTTATCCAGCCTTAAATCCGCAAATAACGGTTGACACCAATCAGGGTTGTGCGCCATTGAGCATTCAGTTTAAAAGCATAATGGATTTACCTGATCCTATTAAAATTACCGGCTATTTCTGGGATTTTGGAGATGGTGCGGGTACTTCTGATGAAAATCCTTTACACACTTTCAATGATGTGGATAATTTTGATGTAACATTGACTGTCTATACAAACATTGCAGAATGTAATATCATAAAAACTTTTAAAGATGTAGTCATGATCAGGGAAAAACAGCAAATCAGCTTTGAAGTGGACTCATTATTGCCAAAATGTGAATTCCCTACTTTCCTGCACGTCAAATATACAGGAATAAATGATGCAGGATATAGTTACGACTGGAACTTCGGTAATGGTGAAACTTCTACCAAAGCCCAGCCGGATCCGGTACAGTACAATAATGAAGGCGCATATAACATTACATTGGAAGTAGATAATAATAAGGGTTGTAAGTCCAAACTAACAATTCCTAAGTCTTTAATATTCTACCCCACCATTTCAGTGACTATGAATGAAAAGGTCTGTGTGAATAAAAAATTGTTTATAAAAAACAACACTACAAATAGCGAAAAATTTTTGTGGAATTTTGGAAGTTCGGGGAAGCCTTCAACATCTGATTCAAAAATACCTCCCGACGTACATTTCACATCTGAAGGGGAACAGAACATATATCTGAAAGTCACTTCTAAATACGGATGCGAAAAAGACACAACTTTTAAAATAATGGTTGGAAATGCCGATGCATCTTTCACGATGGACCCTCCTTTTGGTTGCAGTTTACCATTAGAAATCAAGTTTAACGCCAATGATACTACCAATACTTATTACCAATGGAATGGAATTCCCGGTGGCCCAACTTCTACACGTTTTTTGGAGGATGTCATCCGTGACACATTTTATTATAACTTGGTCGATAGTTTGAAAATTAATCTAATTGTTACATCTGCTGATGGCTGTGGTGCCCATTCATCACAGACATTTTATAATCAATTGCCCAATGCACAATTTGAACTGAACAAATTTGAGGGAGAAGCTCCTTTTTTGCTAGTAGTGGAAGACAAATCCGAGTCCAACTATCCGATAGTAAAATGGACTTTTAACTGGGGAGATGAGTCAACATCTGAATATAATCCTACGACCATTTGGTCGGCTTCACATTTATATACTGAACCCGGAAAGTATTATGTTAATCTATCCATAGTCAACGAACGAGGTTGTGTGGACAATCATTATGGTGCCTGGATTGAGGTACATGAACCCCCGGTTTTTTCTGGACTACCTACTTGTGAAGGTGGGGGTTCAGGAGGAGGTGGGTTTGGAAACGGGATTTTGTGTTATAAAGATACTTTCACTTTAATCGTTATGAATGTCCCTCCACAATTTGATGCATTTCAATTTATAATGGGAAATACAGTATCCCATTGTGAAGATCTCAAAACAGTAAAAATACCTGCATTTGATGATCCGGGTATCCATACTGTCGGTGTTACACTTGATAATGGTGGAAAATTTTATGATTACAATCCACTAATAGACATCCAAATCCATGGTGCCAAATCCAAAATTAAATATCAGGTAAATTGTGATGACAATTACAATGTTTATTTTGAAAATCAGAGTATTAATGCTACTGAATTCCATTGGGTTATAGAAGGAGATACAATTACAGAAAACAGTTTTTATTATCGTTTTTCCGGTAGAGGAAATTATCAGGTTATGCTGATTGCGAACAATGAAACGGAAGCCTGCAAGCCTGACACAAGTGAAGTTACCATCCGGCTCCGGGATGTTAAAGCAGCTATCGATACTGAATATAACTGGTGTGAAGATGTGCGGACACTTTTATCCGCCTCACCATCAGAAGATGAAATAGTAGGGTGTGGAATGGGATATTTGTGGCGTTTTCCGAAATATCTTAATAAAGCAAACATCATCACTGATCAGGAAGAAGTATATGTCGCACTTCCTGCCGGTGAACACAGGATCAGTCTGGAAGTAAGAGATGTCAACGGATGCAGAGATACTACTTATTATGATGTGAAGGTCAACCATATAAAAGCAGATTTTGAAATGGACAGAGTTGCAGTATGTGACTCAGTACAGATAAAACTGAATGATATTTCTGTTCATGACAACCCGATAGTAAATTACAAATGGAATGTATCGCCTGAAGAAAATGCACCTGCTATCAGTTATATTTTTAATTCAAAAGGAAATATTGAATTCCGAGTTTCATTACTGGTAACAGATAGTTTGGGATGTGATAGCAGAATAGAAAAAATTTATCCGGTCTATAAACCATTTACCATCATTGGTTATGATTCCATTATGTGCAAGTCCAACCCCGGTGTTATTCATGCAACTGATTTTAAACTGTATGACTCATATCTGAATTATTTCTGGAAAATAGATGAAATATCCGTACCCGGAAACAACACATTGCAGCTTCCTGTACTGGATGCCGGAATCCATCAGATCAAACTGAAAATAAATGAAGAAGGAACAATGTGCGACAACCATTATGCATTTACTATCAAAGTGCTGGAAGATCCATTGGCATCCTTTACGGGTCTTGAAGATTCAGTATATTGTTATCCGAAAACATTTCTCCTGAATGGGAGCAGTTCAATAATTGATCCGGATGATGTGGTAATTTATTCATGGAGTTTTGACAATAATAGAACCTCACAAAGGATAAATCCCGTCACAACTTTTGGTAAAGGAAATTACAGGGTAAGTTTTAGTATTAAATCTATTTATGGTTGTGAGAATACTGTCAGCAAAAACATCTCATTGGTAGGTCCTGAAGGGAAGCTGACAGCAGACAAATCTGTGATTTGCAAAGGCGATGTTATTCAATTTTCGGTTTTTGACAATGTAGAAGTTACTTCCTTCTATTGGGACTTCGGACAGGGAAGTACCGCATTTAATGAATCTTCCGCTACTTACAAATATGATTTTGTGCCCCCTAACGGTAAAACTTTTGCATCAGTTGTGTTACAATCCGCAACTACCGGATGTGAGATAGTTCTGACTTTACCCATTGAAATTCATAAAGTTGATGCAGTCTTTAAACCGGACACTACCTGCGATGACTCCATTCAGATTATGAATCTCTCGCAAGGTGCTGATATCAATAACTGGACTTCAAACGGAAAAAAATTAAGTGTTGAATATAGTCCCTGGATCAATCTGGGTGCTCCGGGTACTTACCCAATAAGATTAACTATTAAAAATGAAACATATGGATGCATAGACTCGACAGAAAACTTCATCACCTTTCTCGAACGTCCTGCTATTAATAGTGAGCCTGTCATCAATCTGTGCAGTAATCAGCAATACAGCTTCCTTTTTGACACTGCTCACAAAGTTAATTTCAGCCCACCCGGATTGGCAGTCCAAAACGGTGAATTCATAACCATTACCGCCGGATCAAGTGCATTACTTGAGATGAAGGCTGTAGCAACTAATGGCTGTGAGACAACGAAAAATCTAATTATCAAGCACTCAGAATATAACAATACTGATACTTTTTTTAATTATATCGTATGTGGTGATTTCAGCACTATTCCGTTAATTCTGAATTTGTCCACAGGAGATAGTGTCGTTTGGTCTTTGGATGGATTCAATCTTCCGGACGGGGTGTTATCCTGTCAAGACTGTAATGAACCTAAAATCATCGGACACATAGATGGCAATTTAATAGCGAAGATTTACAATGAAAATAGCTGTCTTCAAAGAACGATGGTCAATGAAATAGAATATGCAGATATTCAGATTCCGAATGTTTTTTCACCCAACGGAGATAATAATAATGACTTATTCAGACCTGTTATGACCGGAATGGTATCAGATACTTTACTGATAGAACAACTGCAAATATTCAACAGGTGGGGAAAACAGGTATATTCATCCGATAAAGCCTGGGATGGCATGATAAATAACTTTCCGGCAGCAACAGAAGTTTACTATTTCAATGTAAGATACAAAATCGGAAAATATTGCAACAGAGCATTAAGAGGGGATGTCACTTTGATAAGATAA